The Erigeron canadensis isolate Cc75 chromosome 4, C_canadensis_v1, whole genome shotgun sequence genome window below encodes:
- the LOC122594963 gene encoding FHA domain-containing protein At4g14490-like: MSSKLKIIIEKGPREGETLEYDPTSVIKIGRVARGNTIAIKDAGISSKHICIQFDKQLQKWTLIDLDSSNGTLLNGLDLKPYVSSSLSDGDCVKIGELTSMIVKIGTEIEVVGPSDRRNGKGVAVVESELGFGQGKAVEEVAQKRNLRGRGKKVEAAVDEKANAVEVVQKRDLRGRGKKGVDVEREKAAVEEDLQKSDLRGRGKRGVEVESEKAVVEQDVQKRDLRARGKRGVDVKIQVESLSTKRVLRSSKKGENVNVDVREMGEDVYVLTESKKTRGGRKKLPVKVVEDSALDGGKLGENGVSVEVKRTGRGRGRPRKMMKVEPLEENNAKEYVQVGEGNEGDFDKGKADLLEKVENLSFVENLDVNNESVQDLLVEKLDTINECVQDLLVEKLDTNNECVQDDLADKLVLRQEDCEGNGAVVDGSLVKSPSEIADVDKEKEAVVDGSLVKSPSEIADMDKGKELAEELEYSQDGSEGMVNDSGPDESRWVDLEKMTLGDFFDYLEVQLPKEIHEKIEKINSDLRETARKCHELRLQADENRKG, encoded by the exons ATGTCATCAAAATTAAAGATTATAATCGAAAAAGGACCTCGAGAAGGAGAAACCCTAGAATACGATCCAACTTCAGTTATCAAAATTGGGCGAGTAGCTCGCGGCAATACGATCGCAATCAAAGATGCAGGTATTTCGTCTAAACATATATGCATTCAATTTGATAAACAGTTACAAAAATGGACTTTAATTGATCTCGATTCATCAAATGGTACTTTATTGAATGGATTAGATCTTAAGCCGTATGTTTCGTCTAGCCTTAGTGATGGCGATTGTGTTAAGATAGGCGAGTTAACTTCTATGATTGTTAAGATTGGAACTGAGATTGAGGTTGTAGGTCCGTCCGATAGACGGAATGGTAAAGGTGTTGCTGTTGTTGAGAGTGAGTTAGGGTTTGGCCAGGGGAAAGCGGTGGAGGAAGTGGCGCAGAAGCGGAATTTGCGTGGTAGAGGTAAGAAAGTCGAGGCGGCGGTAGATGAGAAAGCAAATGCGGTTGAGGTTGTTCAAAAGCGAGATTTGCGTGGTAGAGGAAAGAAAGGTGTGGATGTTGAGAGAGAGAAAGCGGCGGTGGAGGAGGATCTACAGAAGTCCGATTTGCGTGGTAGGGGTAAGAGAGGTGTGGAGGTGGAGAGTGAGAAAGCGGTGGTGGAACAGGATGTACAAAAGCGAGATTTACGTGCTAGAGGTAAGAGAGGTGTGGATGTAAAGATTCAGGTGGAAAGTTTGAGTACTAAGAGGGTGCTAAGGAGTTCGAAAAAGGGAGAGAATGTGAATGTAGATGTGAGAGAAATGGGTGAAGATGTTTATGTATTGACAGAATCAAAGAAGACAAGAGGAGGGAGGAAGAAATTGCCTGTGAAAGTTGTTGAGGATTCTGCTTTAGATGGAGGTAAGCTAGGTGAAAATGGAGTTTCGGTAGAAGTTAAAAGAACAGGGAGAGGGAGAGGGAGACCAAGAAAGATGATGAAGGTGGAGCCTTTGGAAGAAAACAATGCTAAAGAATATGTTCAAGTGGGTGAAGGAAATGAGGGTGATTTTGATAAAGGTAAAGCTGATTTGTTGGAGAAGGTTGAAAATCTTAGTTTTGTGGAGAATCTAGATGTAAACAACGAATCTGTTCAAGATCTTTTGGTGGAGAAATTGGATACCATTAACGAATGTGTTCAAGATCTTTTGGTGGAAAAGTTGGATACCAACAACGAATGTGTTCAAGATGACTTGGCGGACAAATTGGTGCTTAGGCAGGAAGATTGTGAAGGAAACGGAGCGGTGGTTGATGGAAGTTTGGTAAAAAGTCCATCAGAAATAGCTGATGTGGATAAGGAAAAGGAAGCGGTGGTTGATGGAAGTCTGGTAAAAAGTCCATCAGAAATAGCTGATATGGATAAGGGAAAAGAATTGGCGGAAGAGCTGGAATATAGTCAAGATGGCAGTGAGGGTATGGTGAATGACAGTGGGCCTGATGAGAGTCGGTGGGTAGATTTGGAGAAAATGACGTTAGGGGACTTTTTTGATTACCTGGAAGTGCAACTGCCTAAAGAGATACATGAGAAGATAGAGAAAATCAATTCTGATTTGAGAGAGACTGCCCGGAAATGCCATGAGCTTAGGCTTCAAGCAGATGAAAACCGCAAGG gatga